A stretch of Episyrphus balteatus chromosome 2, idEpiBalt1.1, whole genome shotgun sequence DNA encodes these proteins:
- the LOC129909838 gene encoding dolichyl-diphosphooligosaccharide--protein glycosyltransferase subunit STT3A-like, with product MMLITYTFHCTWVTSEAYSSPSIVLSARSHDGGRIIFDDFREAYYWLQMNTPEDARIMSWWDYGYQITAMANRTILVDNNTWNNTHISRVGQAMASSEEKAYEIMRELDVDYVLVIFGGLTGYSSDDINKFLWMVRIGGSTDRGAHIKEKDYYAANGEFRVDKEGSPTLLNCLMYKMCYYRFGQVYTEGGKPAGYDRVRAAEIGNKDFELDVLEEAYTTEHWLVRIYKVKDLRNRGV from the exons ATGATGCTGATCACCTATACATTCCATTGCACATGGGTAACATCAGAAGCATACAGTTCACCAAGCATTGTCTTGTCGGCTAGATCTCATGATGGTGGCCGTATTATATTTGATGATTTTAGAGAAGCATATTACTGGCTCCAAATGAATACACCAGAG GATGCTCGTATAATGTCTTGGTGGGATTATGGCTATCAAATAACAGCGATGGCTAATCGAACTATTCTCGTGGACAACAACACGTGGAACAACACTCACATCTCTCGAGTTGGTCAGGCGATGGCTTCATCAGAGGAGAAGGCATATGAAATCATGCGCGAGCTGGATGTAGACTATGTGTTGGTGATATTTGGAGGACTAACAGGCTACTCTTCCGATGATATAAATAAGTTCCTTTGGATGGTCCGTATTGGTGGCAGTACTGATCGAGGTGCACACATCAAAGAGAAAGATTACTATGCAGCAAATGGAGAGTTCCGAGTTGACAAGGAAGGCTCACCCACCTTGCTGAATTGTCTGATGTACAAAATGTGCTACTATCGATTTGGTCAAGTCTATACCGAGGGTGGAAAACCTGCTGGTTATGACCGAGTACGTGCCGCCGAAATTGGCAATAAAGACTTTGAGTTGGATGTCTTGGAAGAGGCGTACACAACAGAACATTGGCTTGTAAGGATCTACAAAGTAAAGGACTTACGAAACCGTggagtttaa
- the LOC129909837 gene encoding dolichyl-diphosphooligosaccharide--protein glycosyltransferase subunit STT3A-like yields MDTSSSAVKSKFLTNLEKQEHLIKLAILLTAAVLSFATRLFSVLRFESVIHEFDPYFNYRTTRFLAEQGFYNFHNWFDDRAWYPLGRIIGGTIYPGLMVTSAALYRMMWLLNITVDIRNVCVFLAPFFSSLTTIVTYLLTKEIHSTGAGLVAAAMISIVPGYISRSVAGSYDNEGIAIFCMLLTYYLWIKAVKSGAIFWSAMTALAYFYMVSSWGGYVFLINLIPLHVLALMITGRFSHRIYVAYSTLYCVGTILSMQISFVGFQPIQSSEHMLALGVFGLCQIHAFVDYIRSRMSREHFEVLFKALISSVLTIVLVVGTLLTVTGKVSPWTGRFYSLLDPSYAKNHIPIIASVSEHQPTSWSSFYFDLQILVFLFPAGLYFCFSKLTDSNIFIILYGVTSIYFAGVMVRLMLVLAPVMCVLSGIAISHLLTKYIKCVDSGASKPVEHSKRHHKKLEQQTAVKKEVAIGFVAIITMMLITYTFHCTWVTSEAYSSPSIVLSARSHDGGRIIFDDFREAYYWLQMNTPEDARIMSWWDYGYQITAMANRTILVDNNTWNNTHISRVGQAMASSEEKAYEIMRELDVDYVLVIFGGLTGYSSDDINKFLWMVRIGGSTDRGAHIKEKDYYAANGEFRVDKEGSPTLLNCLMYKMCYYRFGQVYTEGGKPAGYDRVRAAEIGNKDFELDVLEEAYTTEHWLVRIYKVKDLRNRGV; encoded by the exons TTCTCT CATTTGCAACGAGATTATTCTCTGTTCTGCGATTCGAAAGCGTTATTCATGAGTTTGATCCGTATTTTAATTACCGCACCACGCGGTTCCTTGCCGAACAGGGATTCTATAATTTTCACAATTGGTTCGATGATCGAGCGTGGTATCCCCTGGGGCGTATTATTGGCGGTACCATCTATCCCGGACTGATGGTTACCTCAGCTGCTCTTTACAGAATGATGTGGCTCTTGAATATCACTGTGGACATTCGGAATGTTTGCGTGTTTTTGGCACCATTTTTCTCCTCGCTAACGACGATTGTCACTTATCTATTGACAAAGGAAATTCAT AGCACTGGAGCTGGTTTGGTAGCTGCAGCAATGATCTCAATAGTTCCTGGCTACATATCTCGCTCCGTGGCTGGTTCCTATGACAATGAAGGCATTGCCATCTTTTGCATGCTCCTCACATACTATCTCTGGATCAAGGCGGTCAAGTCTGGTGCTATTTTCTGGTCGGCAATGACGGCGTTGGCTTACTTCTATATGGTGTCTTCGTGGGGTGGTTATGTGTTCCTCATAAATTTGATTCCTCTGCATGTTTTGGCGTTAATGATTACTGGACGATTCTCTCACCGGATCTATGTTGCCTACAGCACTTTGTATTGCGTTGGAACGATTCTATCGATGCAGATTTCATTTGTTGGATTTCAACCTATTCAGAGTTCGGAGCATATGCTG gCCCTTGGTGTATTTGGACTTTGTCAGATTCATGCCTTTGTTGATTACATTCGATCACGGATGTCACGAGAACACTTTGAAGTTCTATTTAAGGCTTTGATATCTTCAGTGTTGACAATTGTTCTTGTTGTTGGAACATTACTCACAGTGACTGGAAAGGTATCGCCATGGACTGGGCGTTTCTATTCACTGTTGGATCCATCGTATGCCAAGAATCATATTCCTATTATTGCATCGGTGTCGGAACATCAACCGACTTCATGGTCGTCGTTTTATTTCGATTTGCAG attcttgtattCCTGTTCCCAGCCggattgtatttttgtttctccAAGTTGACCGATTCAAATATATTTATCATTCTCTATGGCGTAACAAGTATTTATTTTGCT GGTGTAATGGTTCGATTGATGTTAGTTTTGGCTCCAGTGATGTGTGTTCTCTCCGGAATTGCCATATCTCATCTCCTAACCAAATACATCAAATGTGTTGACTCAGGAGCCAGTAAACCAGTGGAACACAGCAAACGTCATCACAAAAAACTAGAACAGCAAACAGCTGTTAAGAAGGAAGTTGCAATTGGTTTTGTGGCCATCATTACAATGATGCTGATCACCTATACATTCCATTGCACATGGGTAACATCAGAAGCATACAGTTCACCAAGCATTGTCTTGTCGGCTAGATCTCATGATGGTGGCCGTATTATATTTGATGATTTTAGAGAAGCATATTACTGGCTCCAAATGAATACACCAGAG GATGCTCGTATAATGTCTTGGTGGGATTATGGCTATCAAATAACAGCGATGGCTAATCGAACTATTCTCGTGGACAACAACACGTGGAACAACACTCACATCTCTCGAGTTGGTCAGGCGATGGCTTCATCAGAGGAGAAGGCATATGAAATCATGCGCGAGCTGGATGTAGACTATGTGTTGGTGATATTTGGAGGACTAACAGGCTACTCTTCCGATGATATAAATAAGTTCCTTTGGATGGTCCGTATTGGTGGCAGTACTGATCGAGGTGCACACATCAAAGAGAAAGATTACTATGCAGCAAATGGAGAGTTCCGAGTTGACAAGGAAGGCTCACCCACCTTGCTGAATTGTCTGATGTACAAAATGTGCTACTATCGATTTGGTCAAGTCTATACCGAGGGTGGAAAACCTGCTGGTTATGACCGAGTACGTGCCGCCGAAATTGGCAATAAAGACTTTGAGTTGGATGTCTTGGAAGAGGCGTACACAACAGAACATTGGCTTGTAAGGATCTACAAAGTAAAGGACTTACGAAACCGTggagtttaa